A single genomic interval of Xiphophorus couchianus chromosome 2, X_couchianus-1.0, whole genome shotgun sequence harbors:
- the hal gene encoding histidine ammonia-lyase produces MPRFTVHIRDEWVAVACRDTSNSIQWLGQEALKRYIKNKPDNGGIQSVKETRFLVRRCQGLGLLDADDTIDDVLEDNDFVELAIEGDTMSSDFIPCEPGVSNITAAYKEPAEYISLDGNSLTSTDLVNLGRGLYKIKLTLEAEKKVVQSRELLDTIVKENRVVYGITTGFGKFARTVIPVSKLKELQENLVRSHSAGLGNPLSPERTRMLLALRINVLAKGYSGISLETLQAMIQAFNASCLSFVPEKGTVGASGDLAPLSHLALGLMGEGKMWSPKSGWADAKYVLEAHGLKPISLKPKEGIALINGTQMITSLGAEAVERARAIAQQADIVAALTLEVLKGTTKAFDSDIHSLRPHPGQTEVALRFRSLLDSDHHPSEIAESHRFCDRVQDAYTMRCCPQVHGIANDTIMFVQNIINTEINSATDNPMVFAERGETISGGNFHGEYPAKALDFLSIAVHELASISERRIERLCNPSLSELPAFLVNEGGLNSGFMIAHCTAASLVSENKVLCHPSSVDSLSTSAATEDHVSMGGWAARKALRVVEHVEQVLAIELLAACQGIEFLRPLRTTTPLEKVYDLVRTVVKPWMKDRFMSPDIEAVHRLLLDQKVWKVAKPYIDKYQTEYIPESRPNSPTAFSLDPPASPRKRVRHE; encoded by the exons ATGCCTCGCTTTACCGTCCACATCCGAGATGAATGGGTGGCAGTGGCCTGCCGGGACACCTCCAACAGCATCCAGTGGCTCGGACAGGAAGCGCTGAAGCGGTACATAAAGAACAAACCGGACAACGGCGGCATCCAGTCTGTGAAGGAGACGCGGTTCTTAGTGCGCAGGTGCCAGGGCCTGGGCTTGCTGGACGCGGATGACACCATCGATGATGTGCTGGAGGATAATGACTTTGTTGAACTTG CAATTGAGGGAGACACCATGTCTTCTGACTTCATCCCATGTGAGCCTGGAGTTTCGAATAT CACAGCTGCATACAAAGAACCCGCAGAA TACATTAGTTTGGATGGCAACAGCCTGACTTCCACTGATCTGGTCAACTTAGGCAGAGGACTCTACAAGATAAAG CTAACTCTGGAGGCAGAGAAAAAGGTTGTGCAATCACGAGAACTTTTGGACACCATTGTCAAAGAAAACCGAG TTGTCTACGGAATAACGACAGGTTTCGGCAAATTTGCCCGAACTGTCATTCCTGTCAGCAAGCTCAA GGAACTCCAGGAAAACCTGGTGCGGTCGCACTCAGCAG GTTTGGGGAACCCATTGAGTCCCGAGAGGACTCGCATGCTGCTCGCTCTGAGGATCAATGTTTTAGCTAAAGGTTACAGCGGGATTTCTCTGGAAACCCTTCAAGCCATGATCCAGGCCTTCAATG CCTCCTGTCTCTCCTTCGTTCCAGAGAAGGGGACGGTGGGAGCTAGCGGAGACTTGGCCCCCCTCTCGCACCTTGCCCTGGGACTGATGGGAGAGGGGAAAATGTGGTCCCCCAAGAGCGGATGGGCAGATGCCAAATAT GTCCTGGAGGCCCACGGACTAAAGCCTATATCACTGAAACCCAAAGag GGCATTGCTCTGATCAACGGTACCCAGATGATCACCTCTTTGGGGGCGGAGGCGGTGGAGCGCGCCCGGGCCATCGCCCAGCAGGCGGATATCGTTGCTGCTCTAACGCTGGAGGTGCTGAAGGGAACCACTAAGGCCTTTGACAGCG ACATCCATTCACTGCGTCCCCATCCAGGCCAGACGGAAGTTGCCCTACGCTTTCGTTCACTGCTGGACTCTGACCACCATCCATCTGAGATCGCAG AGAGTCATAGGTTTTGTGACAGGGTCCAGGATGCCTACACCATGCGCTGCTGTCCTCAG GTGCATGGAATAGCAAATGACACAATAATGTTTGTGCAGAACATCATCAACACAGAAATCAACAGCGCCACAGACAACCCT ATGGTATTTGCAGAAAGAGGTGAAACCATTTCTGGTGGGAATTTCCATGGAGAATACCCAGCAAAG gcTCTAGACTTTCTGTCCATCGCTGTCCATGAGCTGGCTTCCATCAGCGAGAGGAGGATTGAGAGGTTATGTAACCCCTCACTGAGTGAGCTGCCTGCCTTCCTTGTTAATGAGGGCGGCCTCAACTCAGGCTTCATGATTGCCCACTGCACCGCTGCTTCTTTAG TTTCAGAGAATAAAGTTTTGTGCCACCCTTCGTCTGTGGACTCCCTGTCCACCAGCGCGGCTACAGAGGACCATGTGTCTATGGGAGGCTGGGCCGCTCGGAAGGCCTTGAGGGTTGTGGAACATGTGGAGCAAG TTCTTGCCATAGAGCTGCTGGCGGCCTGCCAGGGTATCGAGTTCCTCCGCCCTCTTCGAACCACCACCCCGCTGGAGAAGGTCTACGACCTTGTGCGCACCGTTGTCAA GCCATGGATGAAAGACCGATTCATGTCGCCAGACATCGAAGCTGTTCACCGTCTCCTGCTGGACCAGAAG GTGTGGAAGGTGGCCAAGCCTTACATTGACAAATATCAGACTGAATACATCCCAGAGTCTCGACCCAATTCCCCCACTGCCTTCTCGCTGGATCCCCCCGCGTCACCGAGGAAGCGCGTCCGTCACGAGTGA